CTTCCGTACAATTCCGAAATCATAGATATCACCGACATTCGAGGTTTTCGATATACAAAGGGAATCGTCAAGGTTCCTTTTACTTACCTAGGCATCGCCGCGGATTACAGCATTCACTTGGGAAACGATCCGTCCATTTATCGAACCTTGATCATCTATCGTTACGGAGGAAAGGTTACCGTTCTGGAAGGGGAACAATTTCACACTTCTTCCAACCTCTCAAACGATAAGAATTGGAAAGAACAACAGGATGAAAACGAACAACAGCAGCCTTAAATTCTTCTCCAAATGGAAACATTCTTTTCGAAAGGGTTTCAACCTGATCGAGGTTTCCATCGCGCTCGCGTTAGCCGGAATCGCGATGACGTATACGTATATGGTCATTTCCAACGGGATCAGACAACAAAGACTCGCGGCTGTCATGTCAAACGCGGTTCATCTTGCAAAGATCAAGATGGCTCAGATCGATTCCGTTTCGGTTCTTCAATCCGACAACACTACCGGAGAAATTCCGGGTTATCCAGGTTATAGTTTTAAAACACAGATCGGGGAAGAAGATATGGATCTTCTCAAACTCGCGGGTAAGGAAGGTAAAAAACCGGAAGACCTGTTGGGTGGAAGAGATTCGGAGATGAACAAACTGATTATGCGAAGATCCGGTCAGGCGAATCAAGGAGCTTCCACAGCAGGGATCATTCGAGTTTTTAGAATTAAGGTTACGATCAATTATCCTACTGGAAGCGGA
This is a stretch of genomic DNA from Leptospira tipperaryensis. It encodes these proteins:
- a CDS encoding type II secretion system protein translates to MKTNNSSLKFFSKWKHSFRKGFNLIEVSIALALAGIAMTYTYMVISNGIRQQRLAAVMSNAVHLAKIKMAQIDSVSVLQSDNTTGEIPGYPGYSFKTQIGEEDMDLLKLAGKEGKKPEDLLGGRDSEMNKLIMRRSGQANQGASTAGIIRVFRIKVTINYPTGSGTESYTAETFKSAQY